In Truepera sp., the sequence GAAGGTCAGGGTATTCGGCTTGTGCTGCCGCTGGCCGCCGGACGGCCGGCATAGCATTTCAGGGACCGCCGCCTACGGCGCGAAGGCCTGGATCTCCTGCCACGCCACCCACGACACGCTGCTGGTGGTGAGTACGCGCAGGTAACGCACCGTCGGCGGCGTCCCGAAGGTGTGCACCAAGACGGCCCCGTCGGCGGTGGTTCCGCTGAAAGTGTGCAGCAAGCTTGTGGCGGGGCTCGTCGCGCCGCCGTACAGTTCGTGGACCGTATGCCCGGCGGGGTACTGCGCCACGGTCAGTCGGACCGAGCCGAGCTCGACCGGTGCCCCGAAGTCGATCTCGAGCCATTGAGGAGCGTCGTTGCCGGACCCCCACTGTGCGCCCGTGCCGTCGACGGCGTTGGAGGCGGGCTCGTCGGGCAGAGCGTTGGAGGCAATCACCGGCCGCAGGTAGGCAAGGTTCGGGTTGGGCACCGTCACGGGGGAGCAGGGGTCGGGATGAAGCGCCGGAGCCAGCGCCTGGCCCAATGGCGTGCCCTCGCTGCCCCATAGGCCCTCGATGGTGTCGCCATGCCAATGCCAGGTGAGCCAACCGTCGTACACCGACTGGCAACCGTCGTTCTGCCAATCGACCATCGCCTGCGCCGCCACGTACTCGTCCGGGTACTGAGACCGGAACGCCCCGAACTCGCCCATCACGAGCGGTTTCGCCTGGAAGCCGACAGCACCGAAGTTCTCCAGGAGCTTCGCGAGGCTGTAGCCGAGGGGCGCCGGGTACGCGTGCAGGTCGAAGAAGTCCGCCGTCGATTCGTGGATCTCCCGGCTTGTCTCCACGAGCCTGAAATCGCCCGGCCGCCAAGGGTTGGGCGCGTCGGGCGGGAAGAAGCCGATGGAGACGAGGGCCGCGGGCACAACTTCTTTGACGGCCTCTGTGAGCCTATCGGTCCAGTAGATGAGGCCGTCCTCGGCCAAGCGCTTGCGCTCCGAGGGGAGCGCCATGTCGTAGCTGTCGCCGTTGGCCGGGGTGACGGTGCCGCTCGTGAGCGTCCAGGGAAGGTAACGGGTGTCGTAGGAGTGCTCGTTGCGCAACGACAGCGAGAACATTCGGTCTAGCCGCGCGTCGCGCGCAACGAGTTCGCGTAGCAGGTCTTGCAGGTACTGCCGGTAGGCGTCGATGCCCGTGGCGGTGAGGAAGGTGGCTTCGCCCGCCGAGATGGTGGCGGTCTCGCCGCTGTAGCCGTACTCGAGGTAGTAACCGATGTCGGGCAGCGTGTTGGAGGTGATCCACACGTACATGTCGGTGTCGGCCGCGAGCTGCAAGAGGTCGGCGATGTTGTCGAGGTAGGCGGCGTTCAGGACGCGGCCGGTGGCGCCGTACGGGTAGATGCAATCGAGCGCCCCGCAGGTCTCCAACATCACACGCACGGCGTTGTAACCCAACGCGTGCATGGCCTCGAGGTCGCCGCGGATGTGCGCCTGATCGTACGCCGCCGGGGAGAGCACCATGTCGTGGTCGACGACGCCGAACACCGGGTCGTCGATATGCCGGAACTCCACCAGGTTGTGGCCCCGCGGGGTGAAGCGCACCCCCGTCACGGTGTCGTAGAACTCCGCAACTCCGCCGATGGTGCGGATCTGGATGCGCGCCGGACGCGCCTGTGGAGGTGGTTTGGCCGGCCCACAGGCCACGAGCGTGCTTACGAGGGCGAGCGCGAAGACGGCCGAGCACACTCTGCCCGCGCTAGGGCGGCGACCTGACCAGGTGTTGCTACGCCTCGGATAAGGTGCCATGTACCCTCCCTGCTGCCACGCCTTACGGTGTGGTCATGTTAGCGCGGGGCAGGGAACAAGCGGCACTATGCGTCAGGTTACGAAGACGATGCCGACGGGCAACGCCACCGCGATTGCAACTACCACCGCGGTGACGGACGCCCTCGGCGTCGATGCGCTACTCGGGTTGCGGGGCGATGGCCGGCGTTACTCCACGATGACGGGGGCGTGCATGCCGTCCTCGTAATGGCCCGGCTGGAAGCAACCGATCTCCCAGGTTCCGGCGGCCGAGGCAGGCAGGCTGAAGAATATGCTGGCGGTCGCGCCGGGCTGGAGCTCTACCTCGGTCAGCGTTTCGCCTTCGACCTTCGTGTCCGAGGTCTCGATCTTCCACTCCACACCATTCAAGAGTGGGGTCTGGTAGTCGTGTGGGTGACCGTCCTTGGTGCCCGGATCGCGGCCGATCTGCACCTCATGCATCATCGAATCGCTGTTGTGGAGCTGGATCTCGTAATCCACACCGGTCTGCAGGTGGATGGGGGCGTTCTGTTCCTGCCCGGCGAGCTGGAAGTAGAACTGTCCGACGTCGATCTTGAGAACCTGGGGCGCATCATCGGCCAACGCGACGGAGAAGGGCAGCACCATCAGTGCCAAGAGGGCGGCCAAGATGCCGACACGGTGGCGCGGGATACGACGGTAGTTTGTAGCATAGGCTTCGTACATGCTGCGTTCTCCATTCTGGTGGGCGTTGAGTCACTAGAACGAAACACACCCATCTCCAATGGAAACCATAGCTTCGGTAGTTCAATCCTTCAGTGCGGCATGCGCAACGAGGTGTGGCCGGTCGAGTTCTAGTTCATGTCGTGCTACTGGGCACCTCTCACGCCTCGCGGATGACCAGCGTGGCCCAGGTGTAGAGCGGTGGAAGAGCGAAACTGCTGCGGCCTTGCCCGTCTGAGGTAACCGTCAGGACCGTAGGACCACCCGCCCTGTCCGGAGTCGACCACGTTGCACGCGCACGCCGCAGGAACGGTAGGAGTGTCAACGTCAGGCCGTCCACGACCGGCGGGTCGTCGTGGGGCGCGTTCCAGGCCTCGCTTTCCAAACCAAGGAGGTTCACGAGATTTAGGATCCAGGTCCCAGGCTCGGCGGCCGTGACGTGGAGCCATACGGCTCCTGCTTCGGGTACGGCAGACACGGGCGCTCCATCGAGCTCGAGTTCCGCGTTCGCTCCCGTTGCGTACGTACGGCTCAGATCCACCAGCTTCGGGTCGAAGAGGTAGTGGTGCAGAGCCGCACTGTGGTCGTAGTACCGGCGCATCCGCGCCACCCCTTCAGACGAAAGGTGCCCATGGTTGGGATAGTAAGGGTCCCGCAGCACTCCGTTCCCTTCCCCCAGCAGGAGATGGTGTGCGCCGGAGCTGTTGATGACAGCAGTGGCGAGCCTGCCAGAGGCCTCTGCTCGTGGTCCGCCCTCCGTGAACGAGTTCAAGTACGCGGCCAGCACGACCTGCTTGCCCGAGAGATCACGAGCGCGCGTCGCCAGCGACGCGAGGTCCCGGAAGCGATCGTGCGGTGCCCACACCTCGATGTAAACGGCGGCCTGCCGGGAGGTCGCTACGGCGTCGATTGGCCAATCGTTGACCGCGTTGAACAGGACGCGGGCCTGCGGGTCGGCAGCACGTGCCTTGCCGTCAGCCGCGTCGATCAGGTCCCGCAGCGCCGGCGCCAAGTCCACGGCGCCGCCGTCGGCGTCGAACGCCCGCTTGGGGGAGCCGTACTGATCCATGTGGATGCCAACGAAACCGAGCTCCATCACAGCGCGCTCGTACTCGGCGAGCAGGCGCTCGCGCCATGGGCCGGGGCGGGGGTCGGTGATGAAGAAGCGCTCGGCTAGGGCGTGGCGTTCGCCTGCCGCGTCTCGAAGCACCTCGCCGTCGTGGTCGTCGGCGTACTCGCGCTCCGCGCCGTACACCGCCCCATACGCGATTGGCGCGATGCCGTGCTCTTTGCAAGCTTCGATCCGGCGACGTACCGTTTCGAGCGACAGGGTACGCCCCATCGCGTCAGTGAAGAGGTCCTCGGGCGGCAGGTACTCATAGTGCCGGTACATCCAGTCGTAGAACTGAAGTGCGGTGAGGTGGAAGCGGGTGAGGTCGGCGATGGCGTCAAGGCGGTCTTGCGCAGGAGCGAACTCGCTCAGGAAGCCGTAGCGTGGAGCGAGGCTCCAATGGCTGATGACGAGCAGGGCGCCGACGGCATCGAGCGCTTGGGGTGGCGACTCATCGTCGTCGCCCATGGTTGCCGAGTCGGTCGGGCCGGCGTCGGCCTTGGGTCGCGGCATCAGGGCTGCCCGGAGGTGGTATCCGCGCGCATCGACCGATGGAGCCGTCAGCAACATCTCGACCGTCTGCGTGCCCGGCTCGAGACCTAGCGTTCGCTCGCTGGTGGCACGCTCCTCGCCCTGGTCCTCGAGCGTCACCCGCAAGGTCATGGTCGCCGAGCTCGTTCCAAGGTTCTGGATGACAACGCTGATTCGCCCGCACTCTCCCGGTTGCCACGCTCCCTTCTCGGCGATCACCTCGATCACACGGACTTGCTCCAGAGCCGTTCGGGAGCCGCTCACACGCGCTCCTGGTAACGCCTTGACAGGCTCAGGTACGAGGCGTGGGACCAGAGCAACGGGCAGGCGCTCTTTCCCCATCGGACGTTCCATTCCTGTATCCGGTCCGGTGCCAGCAGGTGTTGCGCGACCTGCTCGGGAAGGGCGCCTTCGGGCGTGGCCTGCGCCTCGATCCAGCACAACAGCCGATCCGCCTCGGCCTGCTCGCCAAGGGCGAGGTGAGCCTCGGCGAGCGCGGCTGTGAGTAGCACCCAGCTCCCGCCCCCGTAGAAGGTGTCTTCGCGGTACCGTTTCACGCCGCCGTCAGGATCCTGCAGTTCGGAGCGAACGCGCCGGATGGTGCCGCGAGCGAGAGCGTCGGTGATGGGCACGACGCGGTAAGTGAGGGGTAACCACAAGAGGTTGGCGTCCACGGAGGTACTGCCAACATCTTTGACGAAGCTCCCGTCCAGCACTCCGTGTGTGAGGACGAAGGACCGAATGGTGTCGGCGACACCATTGAGGGCGTCATCGTGCAGGAGAGATGCCGCCGCACGGATTCCGGCCACGAGCGCGCCGAGCGTGGACGGATGGAGCAGTTCGGGATGCTCCTCCCAGCAATCGAAGTTTGGCTGCGACCAGACGGCGCAGAGATAGTCGGCGAGGCGCCGCACGACCGACCTCTCAACGTCCGTCAGGCTGCGAGCGGCCCCTTGACGATGTCGCCCGTAAGCCCAGAGCCATGTGCCGAAGCCGTCGAGCTGGAAGTTGGGCCAGTCCTCGTCGCCAGCGCTTCCGTCCGGCCGATAGCGCGTATGCAAACGCTGATGGGCCTCCAGTCTGGGCCCGGGCACGACGGTACCAAGCTCGCTCAGCGCTCTATCGAGCGTGGAGACGACCCATTGGTGGAACGCGGCCGCACTGTCTGTGCGACCCCAGTCATCCATGGCGGTAGCGATGAAGGAACCGTCACGAAACCAGCTGTAACGGTAGGTAGGGAAGTTCGGGGCCGCCAGGTAGGCACCCTCACTCGTCTGACCGGCTTCGATGATGGCGAGACTGGCTTTGATGAGGCGTTGGTCGGGTTGTGTCACACGTTCTCCTAGGGTCGACTCTCGGCAGTTTTCGCGGCATCTAGGTCGTTGAAGTGTCGGCCAACGAGCGATGGCGGCGATGACCGCGAACCTTCTCCATGCGCGCGGGTCCGCGCCTGAAAGCGGACATGAAAGCGGATCAGCCCTTGAGCCCAGACGTGGAGATCCCCTCGATGAAGTGGCGCTGAAGGATGACGAACATCGTGACGACAGGGACGAGCGCGATGAGGCTGGCCGCGAAGACCATTCCCCATTGGGTGAGGTGTTGGTTCTGGAACAGCGCGATCGCGACAGGCAGGGTGCGGCGGGCCGTCTCCTTGATCGCAACGTGCGCCCAAGGGAACTCGTCCCAGCTGTACAGGAAGGTGAAGATGGCCACCACGGAAAGCCCAGGGCGTGAGAGTGGCAATACGATGCGCCAGAAGATGGTCCACCGTGACCCCCCATCGATCAGCACGGCTTCTTCGAGGTCGTGGGGGATGTCCTCGAAGAAGCCACGCAAGAGGAATGTCTGCATGCTAAGGCTCATGCTGATGTACACGAGCACCAGGCCCCAGAGGTTGTTGAGCAGATGGAACTGCTTGGCCACCAGGAACTGCGGGATGATGAGCATGACCGGCGGGATCATCATGCCGGTAAGGAGCAGGTTGAAGGCGACTTCACGTCCACGGAAGCGAAGCCGGGCGAAGGCGTAGGCGAGGAGGGCGGAAATCAGCACCGTTGCCACGGTGGTCACCACCGCCACGAACAAGCTATTGAGGAAGTAGAGGGCGAAGCTTTCCAGTCGTAGCACACGACTGTAGTTCGACAGCGTGAATACGCTCGGCAACAACCGAGGTGGGTACTCCAGCGACATGGCCTGCGGCTTGAGTGAGGTGGTGACCATTAGCCAGAACGGCAGCAGGACGATCGGCAACCCAGCCACGAGCAACGCGAACACGAAGACGCGGCGGCGGCGGTCGCGACTACGCATCAGTACTCCGTCCTGCGGCGGAGCAGTCGGATCTGCACGACGCTGATGACAAAGATGAACGCGGCCAGCATGTAGGAGATGCTGGAACCGTAGCCGAACTCCAAGTTCGTGAAGGTCTTCTGATACATCAGCGTCAGCACGAAGTGCGTCAGGCCCATCGGATTGCCACCGTTGGTCAGCAGCAATCCCGAGATGTAGACGTTGAGCGCCCCGATTACCAGCACCACGAGCAAGAACACCAGGGTCGGCCTCAGAAGCGGGAGCGTGATGTAGCGGAAGGTTTGGGCCGGCCCGACACCGTCGACCTCGGCCGCCTCGTAGATGTTCCGGGGCACGCTTTGCAGGGCGGCCAGGAGGATGATGGCCGACCAGCCGACGCCCTTCCAAATCCCCAAGAGGTGCAGCGGTACCATGGCCAAGATCGGATCTGCGAGCCACCGTACAGGGCTGGCGACCAGGTGCAGTACGTCGACCAGCACGTAGTTCACGAGGCCGGCTTGGCTGTTGAACAGGTACTCGAACACCAGGGTCACGATGACCCACGAGGTGATTACCGGAAGATAGGTTGCCACGCGGAAGAAGGTGCGCCCCGGCACCCGCACGTTGAGAAGGACCGCCGCCAGCAGCGCCAGCACGAGTTGAAGCGGAACTGTGACGAGGGCGTACACGATGGTATTGACCACGGCCCGACGGAAGATCGGGTCGGCGATCGCCCGCGCGTAGTTCCCGAATCCGAGGAAGGTACTGCGGGAGGGGTCGATGATGTTCCAGTCGTAGAAGCTGATGCGCGCCGAGTAGAGCAGCGGGATGACGAGGAAGATCGTGAACAGAGCCAGCCCCGGCAGCAAGAAGAGCCAGGCTGACGGTTGCGGACCGAAGATTCGGCGAAGCGTGCGCATGACGGGGGGCCCGGCCGAACGGCCGGGCCCCGGGACTCCCTTACTGCTTGAGTAGCGCGTCGATCTCGACCGCCGCCTGGTCCAGCGCAGCCTGAACGGTCTGGTCGCCACGCAACATGCGTTGGAAGGCGTTGTTGATGGCGTCGTCCATCTGGGACCACTTCGGATGTGGCACCCGAGCTTGGGCCGTCTTGAGCTGCTCGAGGAACACTCCGAAGTATGCCGGCAGGTCAGGGTTGCCGATCAGGTCCGCGCGCGCCGGGATGACCCCCTTGCTGGCGATGGTGAGCTGGGCCTTGGCGCTAGCGAGGTAGCGAACCCACTTCAGAGCTGCCTCGCTTGGCCCGTTCTTGCTGGCGAACGCCACTACGTTCTCGCCACCGACCACGGAGCTGGTGGTGCCGTCCGGACCGGCTGGGATTGGCGCGAAGTTCACCTCGAAGTCCGGGAAGTCAGCCTTGTAGATGTCGACCATCCAGGGGCCGTCGATGATCATCGCGTACTGGCCGGTGCCGTGTCCTTGCGCCGTGCCGATGCCGCCCCCGAGGAGGTTAGGCGACAGGCAACCCTTGTTGTAGAGGTCCACCAGCATCTGGAAGGCCGCGACGCTGTTCGCGCCGTTGACGTAACCATCGGCCGTGGTGATCCCCTCGTCGACGACCTGGCCGCCCATGGCGTAGAAGATCGGCGCCGGTGCCCAGAAATATGTTC encodes:
- a CDS encoding discoidin domain-containing protein; translation: MCSAVFALALVSTLVACGPAKPPPQARPARIQIRTIGGVAEFYDTVTGVRFTPRGHNLVEFRHIDDPVFGVVDHDMVLSPAAYDQAHIRGDLEAMHALGYNAVRVMLETCGALDCIYPYGATGRVLNAAYLDNIADLLQLAADTDMYVWITSNTLPDIGYYLEYGYSGETATISAGEATFLTATGIDAYRQYLQDLLRELVARDARLDRMFSLSLRNEHSYDTRYLPWTLTSGTVTPANGDSYDMALPSERKRLAEDGLIYWTDRLTEAVKEVVPAALVSIGFFPPDAPNPWRPGDFRLVETSREIHESTADFFDLHAYPAPLGYSLAKLLENFGAVGFQAKPLVMGEFGAFRSQYPDEYVAAQAMVDWQNDGCQSVYDGWLTWHWHGDTIEGLWGSEGTPLGQALAPALHPDPCSPVTVPNPNLAYLRPVIASNALPDEPASNAVDGTGAQWGSGNDAPQWLEIDFGAPVELGSVRLTVAQYPAGHTVHELYGGATSPATSLLHTFSGTTADGAVLVHTFGTPPTVRYLRVLTTSSVSWVAWQEIQAFAP
- a CDS encoding glycoside hydrolase family 66 protein, with the translated sequence MSGSRTALEQVRVIEVIAEKGAWQPGECGRISVVIQNLGTSSATMTLRVTLEDQGEERATSERTLGLEPGTQTVEMLLTAPSVDARGYHLRAALMPRPKADAGPTDSATMGDDDESPPQALDAVGALLVISHWSLAPRYGFLSEFAPAQDRLDAIADLTRFHLTALQFYDWMYRHYEYLPPEDLFTDAMGRTLSLETVRRRIEACKEHGIAPIAYGAVYGAEREYADDHDGEVLRDAAGERHALAERFFITDPRPGPWRERLLAEYERAVMELGFVGIHMDQYGSPKRAFDADGGAVDLAPALRDLIDAADGKARAADPQARVLFNAVNDWPIDAVATSRQAAVYIEVWAPHDRFRDLASLATRARDLSGKQVVLAAYLNSFTEGGPRAEASGRLATAVINSSGAHHLLLGEGNGVLRDPYYPNHGHLSSEGVARMRRYYDHSAALHHYLFDPKLVDLSRTYATGANAELELDGAPVSAVPEAGAVWLHVTAAEPGTWILNLVNLLGLESEAWNAPHDDPPVVDGLTLTLLPFLRRARATWSTPDRAGGPTVLTVTSDGQGRSSFALPPLYTWATLVIREA
- a CDS encoding glycoside hydrolase family 15 protein, encoding MTQPDQRLIKASLAIIEAGQTSEGAYLAAPNFPTYRYSWFRDGSFIATAMDDWGRTDSAAAFHQWVVSTLDRALSELGTVVPGPRLEAHQRLHTRYRPDGSAGDEDWPNFQLDGFGTWLWAYGRHRQGAARSLTDVERSVVRRLADYLCAVWSQPNFDCWEEHPELLHPSTLGALVAGIRAAASLLHDDALNGVADTIRSFVLTHGVLDGSFVKDVGSTSVDANLLWLPLTYRVVPITDALARGTIRRVRSELQDPDGGVKRYREDTFYGGGSWVLLTAALAEAHLALGEQAEADRLLCWIEAQATPEGALPEQVAQHLLAPDRIQEWNVRWGKSACPLLWSHASYLSLSRRYQERV
- a CDS encoding carbohydrate ABC transporter permease codes for the protein MRSRDRRRRVFVFALLVAGLPIVLLPFWLMVTTSLKPQAMSLEYPPRLLPSVFTLSNYSRVLRLESFALYFLNSLFVAVVTTVATVLISALLAYAFARLRFRGREVAFNLLLTGMMIPPVMLIIPQFLVAKQFHLLNNLWGLVLVYISMSLSMQTFLLRGFFEDIPHDLEEAVLIDGGSRWTIFWRIVLPLSRPGLSVVAIFTFLYSWDEFPWAHVAIKETARRTLPVAIALFQNQHLTQWGMVFAASLIALVPVVTMFVILQRHFIEGISTSGLKG
- a CDS encoding sugar ABC transporter permease, which codes for MRTLRRIFGPQPSAWLFLLPGLALFTIFLVIPLLYSARISFYDWNIIDPSRSTFLGFGNYARAIADPIFRRAVVNTIVYALVTVPLQLVLALLAAVLLNVRVPGRTFFRVATYLPVITSWVIVTLVFEYLFNSQAGLVNYVLVDVLHLVASPVRWLADPILAMVPLHLLGIWKGVGWSAIILLAALQSVPRNIYEAAEVDGVGPAQTFRYITLPLLRPTLVFLLVVLVIGALNVYISGLLLTNGGNPMGLTHFVLTLMYQKTFTNLEFGYGSSISYMLAAFIFVISVVQIRLLRRRTEY
- a CDS encoding extracellular solute-binding protein, producing MKRFSIVLLALLLTSAVATAQTVTYWHTMSDAETEALNQVISDFQADNPGIKVNATRYAYDDFKSALLTSLAGGEAPDTARLDIIWVPEFANLGALAALDTAMPDFQSLADAMFPGPLSTNKWQGHYYGLPQDTNTQVLLWNKAGFAAAGLDGPPATMAEFSDDACKLTNGDKQYGYAMGGTYFWAPAPIFYAMGGQVVDEGITTADGYVNGANSVAAFQMLVDLYNKGCLSPNLLGGGIGTAQGHGTGQYAMIIDGPWMVDIYKADFPDFEVNFAPIPAGPDGTTSSVVGGENVVAFASKNGPSEAALKWVRYLASAKAQLTIASKGVIPARADLIGNPDLPAYFGVFLEQLKTAQARVPHPKWSQMDDAINNAFQRMLRGDQTVQAALDQAAVEIDALLKQ